The genomic DNA aaactattggtctccgagcagcagtcaacaaaccaatgggtgacgtcacagatgttacgtccatttcttatatacagtccaTGTTTTGAAcacaaaacggtcgccccctggtggccttttgatagaatgcagttctaaATTACTTCTGCGTTAGCCTCATTGCACAGGACCGGAACTCCTCGCCTGATTAAAACAGTGGAGTTAAAATGACTTCAAGCGCATTGTTGTCCCTCACCATTTCTCCTTCTCCAGATGAACACTCCAGTGATGCAGACTgccaggagcagcagcagtacaacAACAGCTCCAATAACAGGACCAGTAGGGGAGTCTGAGGGAGGAACTGgaactaaaacaaaacattcacagtgtgtgtatgaCGATGCACCTTTGGTATTTTCACCTATAATTATCTAAACTGTGATAATCAAACATCattattgaaaatgaaatgtgttactTTGATCCCCTTAAAACACAGAGCTTTCTCCGTCATGATGCACAGACAGACTGTTGAGGAAATGGATGTGCAGAGTTTTAAATATGACTACAGCAGCTCAGTTATGCTGCCATAAGCAGATGATGTCTATTTTTAAGTGAAATTCACATTACTGGACATGTTGATCTGATGGTGTAATTTGGCATCACAATAATCTATACAATTACCATCTGCAGTTGAATACACCTCATTGCTTCTGACCTCTGTGTGTCCACCTTGTGTCTATGTTGAATGTGCGTAAGGTAATAAGTACATTTGTTAACCCTGGACTAAAACACTCAGAACCCTGAGTTAAAATTGTAAGAATATTCACAGCAATCTCATGTGTTCATTTAATTGGATAGCAAATGTTTTGAGGCAAAATCATTGTAAAATCAGTGTTCCAGTCTTACCAAAGTTGGTCTTGATCACAGTTTTGTCCAGTTTGGTGATGATGTTGTCCTTCACACCagagagctgaaacacacattcgTACCTCCTCCAGTCTTCAGGTGTGACTGATGAAATGTTCAGGTCAACATTCATCTGGAAGGATCCATCATGGTTGGGGAGGATATCTCCAAGCTCCACGTCCTCATGaagctcctctccatctttcctccagaatGTCTCAGCTCTGTCAGGGAAGAAACCTGTAGCGAAGCAGctgactggagaggagggagtcttCTGGAGGAGAGACACTGAGGGAAGGTCTGTAGGgacaggggggggggttagaaaatgaagaaacatttaaatattgggTCATGAAACTACACCAGGTCACGTGATTCTACCTGTTCTCAGCAGATGGCTCTTCCCAAGGTCCAAATATCTCTTCAAAAACTCAGGGAAAAGCTGAGTAAGAACGTTTTTCCAATCTTCATTTCTGTGTCTATCTTTGTCCCAGATGTGTTTGGTATCTTCAGCTTCTGGTTTTTGTGCGATCCATGTCAGTGTCTTTGGGTCAAATGCTAAGAAGTCTTCTCCATCTTGACCAAACTGAGCAAATCCATTAACCTCTCCAGTCTCATTGTCCCATTCACAGCCCTGAAGCCTCTGGAAGGTGTGGACagctgagacagagacagagagcagtgtGAGATCCCACAGAGGGTTACAGGTGGCTGCAGTCAATGTGAGGCTGCTTTTTAGAGAAGGTCGAAAAGCATGTGGAAGAGTTACCGCTTCATCACAAGgacaacacacagaaacactcactTCAAGTAGCGACGTAAACTTTCAACCAAAACTTATCATTTAAACATACAGACGAAATCAAACATGATAAAAAGGCCACAAAAAAGTGCCAGATTCAAATCTAGATCTTGTTCAGTCTTtcagtgaatgcagcacaaAGTTACCAGATAAGCtaagtgaaatattaatattgacCATCCATTTAGAAAGAGTCACATTGAGTGATATGAGGGTAGTATAGGTGGATTTAACAAACATGTTCATGGAACTATATCTGTTTTCtatgtgacaaaaacaaaacttagcGTTTTTACATTACTTTTACTTACCTCCAGATTCCTTATAATTGTCAGTTAATGCTTTGTACTTTTGTAGGATTGTCAGACACCTGCCAGTGTACCACATCAAGTGCTCTGGATCATCATCTATCAGTTTTTGTGCCCAGTCCAGTTTAGCTTCTACTTTCTTTCCGATACTGTCACAGTGACCTACTGGAACTTCATCAACGAACCCAACAACCACAAAATCTGGGATGTTTTTGACTCCAGAGGAAGCGGTGTATTCAAACTTCAGCGAGTGCTGCGCTGTAAGAGGAAGAAGTTTTAAGGGTTTTTAAGTTCACATCCAGACTTATGACAAatacataattacatttaattacattcaaTATTTTGCCCAGCATGATTTCTAAGACATATAAAGGTAGTGACGAGCTGGTGATGAAAGTGGAACATATGAGCCTGATATTATAATTGGACTGGAAGCCGAGGAGCCAAAAGCTTTACACAACTCAAAACACAACTCAGTGCTGGATATGTTAATAggcatttttttattgacacaTTTGCTATAACGACTGAATCAACTTTATTAACCTTACTGATCATTACTTTATAtcagtttattaatgactaCACACTGTAACTATTCACATTAAAAACTAACTGAAGTGTTAAATCTGGATACAAATACTGTAAACTACTATGTGATTCCTGAAAGTGCAAACATGCGATGAGCAAAGTGTATGAAATGAAAGTGTCTTCTCTAATTTGCCTAATTTTGCTTGAATAGTGATATAATATTCACCTTCCCCAATTTTTTAAGAAATTATAtgattttatgatatttaattTGATGAAACACTTTAACACAATCTGTCTATAATAAAGAAtgccataataataattaacatgAGTTGTTAGTTCAGTTAGAAGCTTCTAGTTCAATGACATCAGTATCAAAAACTTCATCCAAGAAGGAACAAAAGCCAACTGAATTAggtcaaagtaaataaatacacgTACTTAATACATATACTTACAcaactgtttaaaaaagagTATTACATTACCTGGAGTGGCATCATggcaaaagagaagaaacaacagaatCCCCTTCATCTTGCGTTGATacagactttaaaaacactttgtgGTGGAGCAAAGACTGTCAACAGTCCACAAAGACACTATGAGGAAATGGAATAAGTGAACCACCCAGTATAAAGGAAATATAGTTGTGCATCATGTGCTACCAGGAAGTGTCAATTCAATGTCTGACTCTATTAACAAGATGTTTAATAGCATGTGGTAACATGAGCAACTGTttaaagtcaaaaataaaattgatcgtaaattaagaaaatgagaaaaaaaagttacacaatTAAGAAAGTGTAAGCAGCTCAAAGATGCTCTTTAGAAGACAGAGTGCACCAGCAGGCAAAGTAAGACACATGtatctacaatatacagtaaagcACAATTCATACAATGTGGCACAGTACCTGATAGAAATTCATTAATTTTAAAACTAGTGAATGACTTTCCACTAAAGCTCTTTGTCTGCGCTTGTTTGCGGCTAAAGTCCAAAGCACATTGTGTTATGAAACACAGAATGTGATACATTAAACATGACACACTTATTCACCTGAAGAGCTAATAATGTTTCCTGCTGCAGTTTACCAGAGAATtattatgtttctttcttttaagctGTGAAAGCATTACAGTAGAAATGGTCAAGATACAGTGATCATGATGTGATACAGATGCACAAACAACCACTTTAGATCATTTAGATATCCAACCTGGGTGATAAGTTTAGTTGATACACATGACTGCATTAGTATAGTTGTATCTCAGTGTCTCAACTTCCCACAGTAACAAGAAACCTGCTAAACTTGTTTCTATTTTCAGTTTACTTTTTCCCTCCTCATAGTTCAGATTTCTGTGTGATAAATCACATACAGACTCTCTGGATTGTTAACATATcaacatttacagaaatgtcaGTAATTATAAAAGTTAACATTACAAagtaataaaaaggaaattagGAATTAGAAAgtgttttaataaagtttaaaaacttGAATGTTAATATGGATTAATACATAATGGTGCTTACCATTAATATTGTACTTTCAGGGTTTTAGTCTCAATCCTGCTGGCTCCCAAACTAGGGGTCGAGTCCCTCCAAATGCAAGGCAGGCAAAGCaaggcacatttatttgtacagcacatttcaacatcaaggcaattcaaagttctttacataaaacataaaatgcatcaggacagaatataaaagcaacacatggaaaaataaaacatttaaacacaattgaAAGTGTTcaaatggaaattaaattaagcttAAATAGAATAAGTCAGATATAAACAGGAGAATataaagttacagtgcagtgtgagatgTTAACCCTAAAATTTGGATTTAATTAAAAGCAGTTGCAAACAAAACAgtcttcagctgtgatttaaaagaacagaGTTTGAACAGACATGAAGTTTTCTGGGAATATATTCTAATATGTGAAGCATACAAAAACTGAATGCTGCTTTTCCAGGTTTAGCTTTGCAGACCTGTTCCACACCACCTTAGAGTTCTGGATGGTTCataaccaggtggggagttctggtcctctgcaatgatgccaGCACataagtaacttaaaactgcattctatcaaaaggccaccagggggcgaccgttttggtgtcaaaaggacttccgtcaatggagaattcaccaacttctcacttgatttctaacctcagtaaacgttttcaaaatgtgtttatggtctcaatcgctagtttaaagccttcttcaatgcagtatgatgttcatttgtgaaattttggcctccctgatttcatatttgacgataaatcagggtatgcattagggcgtggctacgtcgtgattgacaggttgattggttcacaggttcaggagggcggacagatagactgcaggaaatagccgtgaacttgtttcacaccgacagttttctccagagttttgtggttatagtgaGTCGTAACagcttggttagcatcaccaggttaccggtgtagactgtggtagatccagccctcgcaacctcccctgctccgtcctcttgctcctcctgatgcccatataagtagaatccatgtttttatttttcccgacATGCACCttaaattttcaagatggtgctgctcagatccgaaaccattggcctccgagcagcagtccacaaaccaatgggtgacatcacggatgttaggTCCAtatcttatatacagtctatgttcataacacagcagcagatcagaaatgtatttttgccCTAAACCATTCAGTACTTTGTAAACCAGCAGCAGTATTTTAAAGTCTGCCATTTTGGCCTGTCAAAGAAGCGGATCCTTTAAGTCCTTTAAGCGGATCCTTTAAGTCCTGTAAGTTGCGAGGTGGGGCCTCCATGGATCGCACTTGTTTGTCCAGCACATCCCACAGATGCTCGAATGGATTGAGAACTGGGGAATTTGGAGGCCAAGTTAACACCTCAAGCTTGTTTTTGTGCTCCTCAAACTATTCCTGAACCATTTTTGCTTTGTGGCACGGCGTATTATCCTGCTGAAAGAGGCCACAGCCATCAGGGAATACTGTTTCCATGAAAGGGTGTACAAGGTCTGTATCAATGCTTAGGTAGGTGGTACGTGTCAAAGTAACATCCACATGGATGGCAGGACCCAAGGTTTCCCAGCAGAACATTGCCCAAAGCATCACACTGCCTCCGCCGGCTTGCCTTCTTCCCATAGTGCATCCTGGTGCCATGTATTCCCCAGGTAAGAGACGCAGACACACCCGGCCATCCACATgatgtaaaagaaaacatgattcatcagaccaggccaccttcttccattgctccGTGGTCCAGTTCTGATGCTCACGTGCCCATTTTTGGCGCTTTCGGCGGTGAACAGGGGTCAGCATGGGCATCCTGACTGGTATGCAGCTAATCAGCCCCATATGCAACAAACTGCGATGCACTTTGTATTCTGACACCTTTCTATCACAACCAGCATTAACTTCTTCAGCAATTTGAGCAACAGTAGCTCGTCTGTTGGATCGGACCACTCGGGCCAGCCTTCGCTCCCCATGTGCATCAATGACCCTGTGGCCGGTTACCACTGTTCCTTCCTTGGACCACTTTTGATAGATAGTGACCACTGCAGACCGGGAACACCCCACAAGAGCTGCAGTTTTGGAGATTCTCTGACCCAGTCTTCTAGCCATCACAATTTGGCCATTGTCAAACTTGCCCAAATCCTTACGCTTgcccatttttcctgcttctaACATCAACTTTGAAGACAACATGTTCACTTGCTGCCTAATATATCCCACCCACTAACAGGTTCCATGATCAAGGGATAATCAGTGTTATTCACTTCACCGTGTCAGTGGTCATAATGTTATGCCTGATCGGTGTATTCAGTAAACgctttatgaggaattcaaaggaaagtaaaaagtgtgactgcCAACACCATTCTCTACACATTTGAGAAACGTAATGTAAACTCAAAGAGAATGTTACAAATGTTAACATAAAGCCAGCTGGCAGTTtggaccaggcggggagttccggtcctctgaaatgatgccaacgtggaagtaacttaaaactgcattctatcacaagaccaccagggggcgactgttttggtgtcaaaaggacttccgtctctatacaagtcaatggggaattcaccaacttctcacttgatttctaacctcagtaaacgttttcaacatgtgtttatggtctcaatcgctagtttaaagccttcttcaatgcagtatgatgttcatttgggacattttggcctccctgattttatatgtgacgataaagcagggtatgcattagggcgtggctacgttgtgattgacaggttgattggttcacaggttcaggagggcgcctcatgcccctcctgatgcccatataagtagaatatgtgtttttattttacccggcatgcactggaaattttcaagatggcgctgcccagatccgaaactattcacTTCCGAGctgcagtccacaaaccaatgggtgacgtcacggatgttacgtccatttctcatatacagtctatggtttagaCAGATGATTTTTGGATGTTTAGGTGGGTTTCGTGTCACTACATtgtgcacaggtgtgtgtatgttgttgtgtatgtgtgtgtccaattTAAATACACACCTGCATCACTTCCAGTTTCTGctgaacataaaacacacagacgaCGAGTAGATTTAAGACTCAATAACACTTTTATTCAAGTTTCCTTCAAAATAAAGCTGAATTAAAAACTACATAGTCATAAATAATAACTCTTCTATAAGCTggtcacattcataaatactcTCAATATTATAAATTACATCTAACATGATCAATCCTGAGGTGTTTCTGATACATGATGTGTTTTATGAACgtatcaaaatgtaaaaacaaaaagaagaataaacCACTTCAGGTTGGGATGCACAGAGGTTTTATTAAAAAGAGACTCGGTATGGTAGATCAGGAGAAACTGTCaatttctttcttcatttcctggaaacaaaaatagaaaacatgaaAAGTGAATGGAGAGAAtacaaggagaaagagagacagaatacTTTTACTCAGAGCAGCAGGGATCGATGTTTTCTCATCACAAGCTGCTCACAGATTATTGAGGTTCATTAAGACAGAGATCTCAGATCTCAGTTAAATCTGAACACACGAACATGGAACACACATTAATGTCCGTGTCCATCGCCAATAAACCTCCATTAATCCACTAAAAaccagagggaaaaaagaggctGCAGAACCTGCCTGAGAATCGTCCCATTTTTACGTTTTCTTCAGTTTCACAGTAAATCCCGTCATAATTGTCTGTATGTCATGTTACACTGCAAACAGAGGCTACTAAATGACTTCTATTGGAGATAATGAGAGAATAGCAGCACCTACCTGCAGCCGACATTACAACAACCCACCTGATGAGCTTCTTCTGTTGCCATGTTGGTTCCCAAATATGTTGAATATGTTGGTGTTGGAGCGATTTGTTGTTCTTGCAATGAATTAATCTATTATTTGTTgcgttttattttaaagaatagAGCTGAATTAGTTTGATTGTAATATAAGTATCATTTTAGTTCATTAGAGTACTggttaatgcttttgttttgaaggtATTCGGGGCACAGTTAGCCAGGTGTGGGACCAGTGTGCACCGAGAAGGGATTATGATTTTTTaccagagggagagaggcagcAGACGCCATTGTTCTTTGTCTGTCCGTTTTTAAGAAATAAACCGAAAGAAACGTCGTGCTTTCCTGGACAatgaacctttttttccctgcttTTGATTAATTCCTTAGGTGCCTCAGTGGCTGTTctagttttcattttaaagtaaagGACCAATCACCACTGTAGTTTGCGTTCATCTGTCAAATTAGTAAAAACTGTTGTAGTCACTGCAGCTGTAATTATTACTGGAGCGGAGCTGGATTAAAATCACTGACCAGCAGGTAAATCAAATCACTCCAACTCCTCCTACATACACAAAATCAGTCCGAACGTGGTTTAGCTAGCGTGTGATATTATGAAATATGACTCTGCCAGTATTTGTGTTAAAGTAAAGAGTTTCAGTTTTATAGATGGAGCCACCGGTCGTCTTGGTGAGATCATCGTACCTGGATGAGCTGCGTCTTGTTGTAGTTGCTGCGGTGTCTGTAGATGCACTGAGCCAGCACTGCGTAGAGCTTCTCCAGCGGCTCCACCTCAGCTCGATCCGTCTTGGACACGGCTCGGCTCAGCAGTTCCTGAAAGAGTGACGACGGCAATCACACCTCTGATTCCTGATAAAACCTTTAGGTCTACCACCAGGACCTGTGGTTGTGAAGAGATGCGGTTCATCACTGTTCACCCGGTCGACTCACCTTCAGTTTTTGGTGATCGACTACGAGCGGCGTCGCTTCCTCTTCGGGGATCTTCACAGTTCTGCTCTTCTCGAGCTGCTTCGGCTGTTCCAGGCCGGTGTCGTTGGATCTCTTCTCATTACGTCTctctgaggaagaggaaggagaaggtTTAGTATCCTGCTGAGTTCATCGACCTTCCAAAAGGATCGGTCAATTTTTCAGCCTGAATCACGTCTTTCTACGTGTACAGCAGCACAAATGTATTGATGTAACACTTCACCAGTTACAGTTtttaggtacttgtactttactgtagtatttccatgtgatgctactttctacatctcagagggaaatattgtactttctactccactacatttatctaacagctttagttactgttcagatgaagatttgacacaatggataatataacaagcttttaaaatacaacacattgttaaagatgaaaccaaaaagcagtgtgtagtcggctcacatttcagatgtctatgagttgtatgagctccaccaaatagtgatttttccccctaaacttctcacatggcttcatttcaataaatgtttggATTTGATTGAAATCCCTCTTTAACTGTACACCACTTTCACAGGGTAATATGTCACAATACAGAAGCTAAAGTCGTTTAACCAGGAATTTAAAAGCCTGTCCTTTAATAAGTGATTATGATAAGTTGATGTAAAGGGGACGTTTAGTCTTTTATAGAACTGAAACCATCACATAGTCTGTAGAGTAAACCAAAAAACTCTCCACTTTTGGCGTGAAGCACGTTAACTCTACCTTTCTTTGAGAATACGACTGACGCTCTCAGCTCAGCTCGTGTCAGACTTCAGTTGAGTCTTTGAGTCTGAAGCTTTGGCCTGTCGAAGCTTGttcagcagaagaagaagaagcagaagaagcagAACTTTTCATGGGCGGCGTTTGGAAGCTGCAGCAGCGTAGTCCGGTGACCAGTTAGTAGAGCGGGGTTATAGGGATTTTGGGAGGCATACAGACCTAACTGGCTCAAACCATTCCCGTTCACCATCTTCTTTGGGTCGGGGGGAGCCTTCGAGGCCCGAGTTACACGCCTAAGGTCAAACTGCCTCGTGAGGTCGCCGTCAGCTGTCTGAGGGTCATGACGTGACTCTGGATGGTGATACCCGTTGGTCAGGGCTCTGGAGAAGTTCGGCGCTTCACCGTGGCCGTTCATGGCAGCCGTGTGGTGGCTGTGCTCGCTGTCGCTGCTCTCTGAAGTTGCGGACGAGCTCAGATGAGCGAAGCCGTTCACCGTTTTGGTTTCAGCGATCCCGTTTTCGTCGTGTTCGGAGACGCCCCTGCTAgacgtggaggaggaggaagacgaggaggggACCggttgcttcttcttcttgggtTTCTTAATGACGCCGGTGCTCCATTTGGTTTTTCGGGGCTTTTTGTAGCTCTTTTTCTTAcgagctggagagagaaaaaaaagggggacgGGGGGGCGTAGGGGTTGGAAGTGAGGGAAtagacagaagaggagaggtcattagagaagagacagagacagacggcTACCactcctctcttcatctcctcgtcttcctctcctGACTTTTCCATTTCAGTCATAGTCTTCCTCTCTTATCACTATTTTCTCCTTCCTGTCAGCGCTGCCGTTCAAactgcctcctcctctctctgtctgctctctcaCTCTGATGCTTTGATGCTTAAATCAGACTCCGAAGCCTCTTGTCCATGTTGCTTTACCTCAGCGTTACTTCAAAGTGACTTATCGgtaagtttgtttgtttaaagtgtCTCAGCGTCAgacacacattacacataataaatatatggcagcacatttaaacacatttgttccCCTTACTATACAGTGAATAGATTAAAAAGGTTGGTAGATGTGCACatctgcaataaaaaaacagcttctggaccaaaaaactaaatctgtaaaGGCAGAAAACACTGttgctcccaatgcaggtatcaACACATCCCATTAAACTCTACCTACATTGGGAGCTACGGTATGCATACATTTTTGCTGCCTTTACTGTCTACCTAAAAATATCCACGGTTGTTTACTGCATACAGGACACTTTTATTACCTGATTTTagcctttaaccctttacatactgttcatactctgactcataattagtctcgacaccaattcacattcataaattccctgtcagtcattaataaatgtttgattaa from Scomber scombrus chromosome 16, fScoSco1.1, whole genome shotgun sequence includes the following:
- the LOC133996803 gene encoding major histocompatibility complex class I-related gene protein-like; amino-acid sequence: MWYTGRCLTILQKYKALTDNYKESGAVHTFQRLQGCEWDNETGEVNGFAQFGQDGEDFLAFDPKTLTWIAQKPEAEDTKHIWDKDRHRNEDWKNVLTQLFPEFLKRYLDLGKSHLLRTDLPSVSLLQKTPSSPVSCFATGFFPDRAETFWRKDGEELHEDVELGDILPNHDGSFQMNVDLNISSVTPEDWRRYECVFQLSGVKDNIITKLDKTVIKTNFVPVPPSDSPTGPVIGAVVVLLLLLAVCITGVFIWRRRNGEGQQCA